The Sphaerospermopsis torques-reginae ITEP-024 genome has a window encoding:
- a CDS encoding Uma2 family endonuclease — MLNLNLPRYLPSAEELPDSDETPVDNELQELIPGLLKSTLLILWAERMDWFFGVDMGIYYHPDELPIVPDGFLSLGVERCYDEELRPSYVLWDENVVPILVLEVVSPNYRKEYTIKLDEYAALGVLYYVIYSSRRRRKPRLEVHKLVKGRYELLEGNPVWLPKIELGIGCERGNYGGVIREWLYWYDQDGKRYLTPEEQIKEAQKRAQLAEERSQQLAAKLHSLGVDVE, encoded by the coding sequence ATGTTAAATTTAAACCTGCCCAGGTACTTACCCTCTGCTGAAGAACTACCCGACTCGGATGAAACGCCTGTGGATAACGAACTGCAAGAATTAATACCGGGATTGCTGAAATCGACACTGCTCATACTTTGGGCAGAACGCATGGACTGGTTTTTTGGGGTAGATATGGGGATTTATTATCACCCAGATGAACTACCCATAGTGCCAGATGGCTTTTTGAGTTTGGGTGTAGAACGTTGTTATGATGAAGAACTACGCCCTAGTTATGTATTGTGGGATGAAAACGTTGTCCCGATTTTGGTGCTGGAAGTAGTTTCCCCAAATTACCGTAAAGAGTATACCATTAAACTGGATGAATATGCCGCCTTGGGTGTGCTTTACTATGTGATTTATTCTTCCCGTCGTCGTCGCAAACCTCGTTTAGAAGTTCACAAGCTAGTGAAAGGTAGGTATGAATTACTGGAAGGAAACCCCGTTTGGCTACCAAAAATTGAGTTAGGTATTGGTTGTGAACGCGGAAATTACGGTGGGGTAATCCGGGAATGGCTTTATTGGTATGATCAAGACGGCAAGCGGTATCTTACCCCAGAGGAACAGATTAAGGAAGCACAAAAACGCGCTCAATTGGCAGAAGAGCGATCGCAACAACTAGCAGCAAAATTACACTCCTTGGGTGTAGATGTTGAGTAG
- the panB gene encoding 3-methyl-2-oxobutanoate hydroxymethyltransferase yields MPITTQQLIQWKQQGRAIVALTAWDYAIAQMLDATGVDLILVGDSLAVMLGYETTLPVTLEEMIHHAKAVRRAVKRALVVVDLPFLTYQESVSQAMHSAGRILKETGAQAVKLEGGYPAMVETVARLVQAGIPVMGHVGLTPQSVHQLGLRQQGKTQTAGERILNEAIALEQAGVFSIVLEHIPANLALEITQKVRIPTIGIGAGVDCDGQVLVTSDILGLSEKQPPFAKVYTNLREQITNAVQSYALEVRGGQFPN; encoded by the coding sequence ATGCCAATTACTACCCAGCAATTAATACAATGGAAACAGCAAGGACGGGCAATTGTCGCTTTGACTGCTTGGGATTATGCGATCGCCCAAATGTTAGATGCAACTGGTGTAGATTTAATCTTGGTGGGTGATTCTCTGGCAGTTATGCTGGGATATGAAACCACTCTGCCAGTTACGTTAGAAGAAATGATCCACCATGCTAAAGCTGTGCGTCGTGCTGTAAAACGGGCTTTGGTGGTGGTAGATTTACCATTCTTAACTTATCAAGAAAGTGTTTCCCAAGCGATGCACTCTGCTGGCAGAATACTGAAAGAAACTGGCGCACAGGCGGTAAAATTAGAAGGTGGCTATCCGGCAATGGTTGAAACTGTAGCCCGGTTGGTACAAGCTGGTATTCCTGTCATGGGTCATGTGGGTTTAACACCGCAATCAGTACATCAACTCGGTTTGCGACAACAGGGTAAAACTCAGACCGCAGGAGAGCGCATTTTAAATGAGGCGATCGCTCTTGAACAAGCTGGTGTATTCTCGATAGTATTAGAACATATCCCCGCAAATTTAGCATTAGAAATTACTCAAAAAGTACGTATTCCTACCATCGGCATCGGTGCGGGTGTTGATTGTGATGGGCAGGTGTTGGTGACTTCTGACATTCTTGGACTTTCAGAAAAACAGCCACCATTTGCTAAAGTTTATACAAACTTACGAGAACAAATTACCAACGCTGTACAAAGTTATGCCCTAGAAGTGCGCGGTGGTCAATTTCCTAATTAG
- a CDS encoding form I ribulose bisphosphate carboxylase large subunit: MSYAQTSTQSKSGYQAGVKDYRLTYYTPDYTPKDTDLLAAFRMTPQPGVPPEEAGAAVAAESSTGTWTTVWTDLLTDLDRYKGRCYDIEPVPGEDNQYIAYVAYPLDLFEEGSVTNMLTSIVGNVFGFKALRALRLEDLRIPVAYLKTFQGPPHGIQVERDKLNKYGRPLLGCTIKPKLGLSAKNYGRAVYECLRGGLDFTKDDENINSAPFQRWRDRFLFVAEAIKKAQAETGEIKGHYLNVTAPTCEEMLKRAEFAKELEMPIIMHDYLTAGFTANTTLARWCRDNGLLLHIHRAMHAVIDRQKNHGIHFRVLAKTLRMSGGDHIHTGTVVGKLEGERGITMGFVDLLRENYVEQDKSRGIYFTQDWASMPGVMAVASGGIHVWHMPALVEIFGDDSVLQFGGGTLGHPWGNAPGATANRVALEACIQARNEGRNLAREGNDIIREAAKWSPELAVACELWKEIKFEFEAMDTV; the protein is encoded by the coding sequence ATGTCTTACGCGCAAACTTCGACTCAGAGCAAATCTGGGTATCAAGCTGGGGTTAAAGATTACAGACTTACTTATTACACACCTGATTACACACCTAAAGATACAGACCTTTTAGCAGCATTTCGGATGACCCCCCAACCCGGAGTTCCTCCTGAAGAAGCTGGTGCGGCTGTAGCGGCTGAGTCCTCCACTGGTACTTGGACAACAGTATGGACAGACTTGTTAACCGACCTAGATCGTTACAAAGGTCGTTGTTATGATATCGAACCAGTTCCTGGTGAAGATAACCAATATATTGCTTACGTAGCTTATCCTTTAGACTTATTTGAAGAAGGTTCTGTAACCAATATGTTGACCTCTATTGTAGGTAACGTATTTGGTTTCAAAGCTTTACGTGCATTGCGTTTGGAAGACTTACGCATTCCCGTAGCTTACCTGAAGACATTCCAAGGACCTCCACACGGTATTCAAGTTGAGCGCGACAAATTGAACAAGTATGGTCGTCCTTTGTTGGGTTGTACAATTAAGCCCAAATTAGGTCTATCTGCTAAGAACTACGGACGTGCAGTATACGAATGTTTGCGTGGTGGTTTGGACTTCACCAAAGACGACGAAAACATCAACTCTGCTCCTTTCCAAAGATGGCGCGATCGCTTCTTGTTTGTAGCAGAAGCTATCAAAAAAGCACAAGCAGAAACCGGCGAAATCAAAGGTCACTACTTAAACGTAACCGCGCCTACCTGCGAAGAAATGTTGAAGCGTGCTGAGTTCGCTAAAGAGCTCGAAATGCCCATCATCATGCACGACTACCTGACCGCAGGTTTCACCGCTAACACAACCTTGGCTCGTTGGTGTCGTGATAACGGTCTGTTGTTGCACATCCACCGCGCGATGCACGCTGTAATTGACCGTCAAAAGAACCACGGTATCCACTTCCGTGTATTGGCTAAAACCTTACGTATGTCCGGTGGTGACCACATCCACACTGGTACTGTTGTGGGTAAATTGGAAGGTGAACGCGGTATCACAATGGGCTTCGTTGACTTGCTACGTGAAAACTATGTTGAGCAAGACAAGTCTCGCGGTATCTACTTTACCCAAGATTGGGCTTCCATGCCTGGTGTAATGGCAGTTGCTTCCGGTGGTATCCACGTATGGCATATGCCCGCATTGGTAGAAATCTTTGGTGATGACTCCGTACTACAATTTGGTGGTGGTACATTAGGACACCCCTGGGGTAACGCTCCTGGTGCAACCGCTAACCGCGTAGCACTAGAAGCTTGTATCCAAGCTCGTAACGAAGGACGCAACTTGGCTCGTGAAGGTAACGACATTATCCGCGAAGCTGCTAAGTGGTCTCCTGAGTTGGCCGTTGCTTGCGAACTGTGGAAAGAAATCAAGTTCGAGTTTGAAGCAATGGATACCGTCTGA
- the rcbX gene encoding RuBisCO chaperone RbcX, with protein sequence MNLKQIAKDTAKTLQSYLTYQALMTVLAQLGETNPPLAHWLQNFSARKIQDGEAYIEELFLVKSDLALRIMTVREHIAEEVTDFLPEMVRTGIQEANMKQRRQHLERITQLDLSSPTPKTEQQKISDPDLDNLSD encoded by the coding sequence ATGAATCTCAAGCAAATTGCAAAAGACACAGCCAAAACTCTCCAAAGTTATCTGACTTATCAGGCACTTATGACTGTTTTGGCGCAGCTAGGCGAAACTAATCCTCCTCTAGCACATTGGTTGCAAAACTTTTCTGCCAGGAAAATTCAAGACGGAGAAGCGTACATAGAGGAACTGTTTTTAGTAAAGTCAGATTTGGCTTTGCGGATAATGACTGTCCGGGAACACATAGCGGAGGAAGTAACCGATTTCTTACCGGAAATGGTGCGTACTGGCATTCAGGAAGCCAATATGAAACAGCGTCGCCAGCATCTCGAACGCATCACGCAACTAGATTTATCAAGTCCCACCCCAAAAACAGAACAGCAGAAAATCTCAGATCCTGATTTAGATAATTTATCTGATTAG
- a CDS encoding ribulose bisphosphate carboxylase small subunit — MQTLPKERRYETLSYLPPLSDAQIEKQVQYILSQGYIPAVEFNETSEPTELFWTMWKLPLFGAKTTREVLSEVQACRGLYSNCYIRVVGFDNIKQCQVLSFIVHKPSRY; from the coding sequence ATGCAAACTTTACCAAAAGAGCGTCGTTACGAAACCCTTTCCTATCTTCCTCCTCTGTCTGACGCGCAAATTGAAAAGCAAGTTCAGTACATTTTAAGTCAAGGTTATATCCCAGCAGTTGAGTTTAACGAAACTTCTGAACCTACCGAACTTTTCTGGACAATGTGGAAGTTACCTTTGTTTGGTGCTAAAACCACCCGTGAAGTATTGAGCGAAGTTCAAGCTTGTCGCGGTCTATATAGCAACTGTTACATCCGTGTTGTAGGTTTTGACAACATCAAACAGTGCCAAGTTTTAAGCTTCATTGTTCACAAACCCAGCAGATACTAA
- a CDS encoding ABC transporter ATP-binding protein: protein MTLITLQSVKKDFGIKEILKDATFSIDATDKVGLIGTNGSGKSTLLKMIAGLESIDGGQILTNSGAKIIYLPQQPDLDENHTVLEQIFADSGEHTNLVREYEELTDKLAHYPEDSGLMSRLSHVMHQMDITGAWELETNAKIILTKLGIADFDVKVGTLSGGYRKRIALATALLAEPDVLLMDEPTNHLDALSVEWLQSYLNRFRGALFLITHDRYFLDKVTNRIIEIDRGDIYTYSGNYSYYLEKKALTEESAVSSQRKHQGVLRRELEWLKRGPKARSTKQKARIQRIQAMRETEFKQAQGKVDISTVSRRIGKKVIELNNITKAYNDRTLINDFTYEFSPEDRIGIIGGNGAGKSTLMNIITGRIPPDSGTVEIGSTIHIAYFDQHSEELLSAVNEDQRVIDYVKEEGEFIKIADGTKITASQMLERFLFPGNQQYAPIYKLSGGEKRRLFLLRLLISAPNVLILDEPTNDLDVQTLAVLEEYLEDFAGCVIVVSHDRYFLDRTVDTIFALEEGGNLRQYPGNYSVYLDYKKAEETAQQEAVNSKEKAKNTTEEKTPTPETETKKRRRLSNWEKREFEQLEGKIAQLETEKAETEKALANVPPGNYSQVQKLYEQVETLKQAIDVATERWLELAEMDV from the coding sequence ATGACCCTTATTACATTACAATCAGTTAAAAAAGATTTTGGTATCAAAGAAATATTAAAAGATGCCACATTTAGCATTGATGCTACTGATAAAGTTGGTTTAATTGGTACTAACGGTTCTGGCAAATCAACTTTATTAAAAATGATAGCCGGACTAGAATCAATTGATGGCGGACAAATTTTAACTAACTCTGGTGCTAAAATTATTTACTTACCTCAACAACCAGACTTAGATGAAAATCACACAGTTTTAGAACAGATATTTGCTGATAGTGGTGAGCATACAAATTTAGTCCGGGAATATGAAGAACTAACGGATAAATTAGCTCATTATCCAGAAGATTCTGGATTAATGTCTCGCTTATCTCATGTTATGCACCAAATGGACATTACTGGTGCATGGGAATTAGAAACAAATGCTAAAATCATTCTCACAAAATTAGGAATTGCTGACTTTGATGTGAAAGTTGGCACATTATCAGGAGGTTATAGAAAGCGGATAGCACTAGCAACAGCTTTGTTAGCTGAACCAGATGTATTATTGATGGATGAACCTACAAACCATCTGGATGCTTTATCTGTGGAATGGTTACAAAGTTATTTAAATCGCTTTCGTGGTGCATTATTTCTCATTACTCACGACCGCTATTTTTTGGATAAAGTTACTAATAGAATTATCGAAATTGATAGAGGTGATATTTACACCTATTCCGGTAATTATTCCTATTATTTAGAAAAGAAAGCTTTAACAGAAGAATCTGCTGTCAGTAGTCAACGTAAACATCAAGGTGTATTACGACGAGAATTAGAATGGTTAAAGAGAGGACCAAAAGCCAGAAGTACCAAACAAAAAGCCCGGATTCAACGTATTCAAGCAATGCGCGAAACTGAGTTTAAACAAGCTCAGGGTAAGGTTGATATTTCTACAGTTAGCAGACGTATTGGTAAAAAAGTTATTGAACTCAATAACATTACTAAAGCTTACAATGATAGAACCTTAATTAATGATTTTACTTATGAATTTAGTCCCGAAGATAGAATCGGGATTATTGGTGGTAACGGTGCTGGTAAATCAACTTTAATGAATATTATCACCGGACGCATTCCCCCAGATAGCGGTACTGTAGAAATTGGTAGTACAATACATATTGCTTATTTTGATCAACATTCTGAAGAATTACTATCAGCAGTAAATGAAGATCAGCGCGTAATTGATTACGTTAAGGAAGAAGGAGAATTTATCAAAATTGCTGACGGCACAAAAATTACTGCTTCCCAAATGTTAGAGAGGTTTTTATTTCCTGGAAATCAGCAATATGCACCCATTTACAAACTTTCTGGGGGAGAAAAACGGCGTTTATTTCTGTTACGATTGCTGATTAGCGCGCCCAATGTTTTAATTTTAGATGAACCGACTAATGATTTGGATGTGCAAACGTTAGCAGTTTTGGAAGAATATTTAGAAGATTTTGCTGGCTGTGTAATTGTAGTTTCCCATGATCGGTATTTTTTAGATCGCACTGTAGATACTATTTTTGCACTAGAAGAAGGTGGGAATTTACGACAGTATCCAGGGAATTATTCAGTTTATTTAGATTACAAAAAAGCCGAAGAAACTGCACAACAGGAAGCAGTTAATAGTAAAGAAAAGGCGAAAAATACCACCGAGGAAAAAACACCAACTCCAGAAACAGAAACTAAAAAACGTCGGCGTTTGTCTAACTGGGAAAAACGAGAATTTGAGCAGTTAGAAGGTAAAATTGCCCAATTAGAAACAGAAAAAGCAGAGACAGAAAAAGCGTTAGCAAATGTGCCGCCGGGAAATTATAGCCAAGTACAAAAGTTATATGAACAGGTAGAAACACTCAAGCAAGCTATAGATGTGGCCACAGAACGCTGGTTAGAGTTAGCGGAAATGGATGTTTAG
- a CDS encoding DUF1824 family protein, with translation MSTSNRTNLTISEAKKILNKFNCLDIAPVLKPLEKALTREAIILLIKQSDYQILGICADTAEEGILAMKTYSHAFGYQAPDNLPHPEGPVYIKLNGKNGLCYLDSYAGHHRGVLVSCQSYYEGGINEMYGHLPLDLFVG, from the coding sequence ATGTCAACTTCTAATCGCACCAACCTCACCATTTCTGAAGCTAAAAAAATCCTCAACAAATTTAACTGCTTAGATATAGCACCCGTCCTCAAACCATTAGAAAAAGCCTTAACCCGTGAAGCAATAATTTTGCTTATTAAGCAGTCTGACTATCAAATTTTAGGCATTTGTGCCGATACAGCGGAAGAGGGAATTTTAGCCATGAAAACCTATTCTCACGCTTTCGGTTATCAAGCACCAGATAATTTACCTCATCCAGAAGGTCCAGTTTATATCAAATTAAACGGTAAAAATGGACTGTGTTATTTAGATTCCTACGCCGGACATCATCGCGGTGTATTAGTTTCTTGTCAATCCTATTATGAAGGTGGAATAAATGAAATGTATGGACATTTACCCCTTGATTTATTTGTTGGATAG
- a CDS encoding prohibitin family protein, with translation MKNQQLGNLQTSIIGIIAAILVILGLNSFVIINPGQAGVISILGKARDGALTEGIHLKPPFISVIDVYDLTVQKFEVPAESSTKDLQNLTARFAINFRLDPMQVVEVRRKQGTLENIVSKIIAPQTQEAFKIAAAKRTVEEAITKRSELKEDFDTALGDRLDKYGIIVLDTSVVDLTFSPEFARAVEEKQIAEQRAQRAVYIAREAEQEAQAEINRAKGKAEAQRLLAETLKAQGGQLVLQKEAIEAWKTGGAQMPNVLVMGENSQGSIPFIFNLGKISNQS, from the coding sequence TTGAAAAATCAACAACTTGGAAATTTACAAACTTCAATTATAGGAATAATAGCAGCAATATTAGTAATTTTGGGGTTAAATTCCTTTGTAATTATTAATCCTGGACAAGCGGGAGTGATCAGCATCTTGGGAAAAGCTAGAGACGGAGCTTTAACAGAAGGTATTCACCTTAAACCACCATTTATCTCAGTGATAGATGTGTATGATTTAACGGTGCAGAAATTTGAAGTTCCCGCAGAAAGTTCTACCAAAGATTTGCAAAATTTAACTGCGAGATTTGCCATTAATTTTCGTCTTGATCCGATGCAAGTAGTGGAAGTAAGAAGAAAACAAGGTACACTAGAAAATATAGTTTCTAAAATTATTGCGCCCCAAACCCAGGAAGCATTTAAAATAGCAGCAGCAAAACGTACAGTAGAAGAAGCAATTACCAAAAGAAGTGAATTAAAAGAAGATTTTGATACAGCATTAGGCGATCGCTTAGATAAATATGGGATAATCGTATTAGATACGAGCGTAGTTGACTTAACCTTTTCTCCAGAATTTGCGCGAGCAGTTGAGGAAAAACAAATTGCGGAACAGCGAGCGCAAAGAGCCGTCTATATAGCAAGAGAAGCCGAACAAGAAGCCCAAGCCGAAATTAACCGCGCTAAAGGTAAAGCCGAAGCTCAAAGACTGTTAGCAGAAACTCTCAAAGCTCAAGGAGGGCAATTGGTTTTACAAAAAGAAGCAATTGAAGCTTGGAAAACAGGAGGCGCACAAATGCCAAATGTGCTTGTTATGGGTGAAAATTCCCAAGGTAGTATTCCCTTTATTTTTAACTTGGGTAAAATCTCAAATCAATCTTGA
- a CDS encoding ABC transporter ATP-binding protein, whose amino-acid sequence MATGIKSYKASRRRRHSVHPLQRLFDYGHKYQRQIWLATGASVLNKVFDLAPPALIGIAVDVVVKQQDSIIAGLGIKNISGQFAILSFLTVVTWILESFFEYRYKLLWRNLGQNIQHNLRLDAYKHLQELELAYFEERSTGGLMSILNDDVNQLERFLDVGANDIIQVITTIVIISSTFFILAPGVAWMAILPMPFILAGSIAFQKLLAPRYANVREKVGLLNGRLSNNLSGITTIKSFTSEDYEAARIESESNAYRVSNAQAIAFSAAYIPIIRMFILAAFTILLIFGGMQVIAGNLAVGAYSSLVFLVQLLLWPLTRLGDTFDLYQRAMASTNRVMDLLDTTIEIHTGNINLPVELVRGAVEFKNVTFAYKDRPPVIKNLSLEIPAGNTIAVVGSTGSGKSTLVKLLLRFYEAQHGKITLDGVNLQSLNLRDLRRCIGLVSQDVFLFHGTVAENIAYGTFDASQDDIIMAAKVAEADDFIMRLPQGYETIVGERGQKLSGGQKQRIAIARAVLKNPPILILDEATSAVDNETEAAIQRSLERITVNRTTIAIAHRLSTIRNADCIYVMEHGQLVESGTHQQLLEKDGVYTNLWRVQSGLR is encoded by the coding sequence GTGGCTACAGGAATCAAATCTTACAAAGCATCAAGAAGGCGTAGGCATTCTGTACATCCTCTGCAACGTCTGTTTGACTATGGACATAAATATCAACGACAAATTTGGTTAGCTACTGGTGCTTCTGTCCTCAATAAAGTTTTTGACTTAGCACCACCGGCTTTAATTGGTATTGCGGTGGATGTGGTTGTCAAACAACAAGATTCTATCATTGCTGGGTTAGGTATTAAAAATATTTCTGGCCAGTTTGCTATTTTATCTTTTCTCACGGTCGTTACTTGGATCTTAGAGTCATTTTTTGAGTATCGCTATAAGTTACTTTGGCGCAACTTGGGGCAGAATATTCAGCATAATTTACGTCTAGATGCTTATAAACACCTACAAGAATTAGAATTAGCTTATTTTGAAGAACGCAGTACGGGTGGTTTAATGTCTATCCTCAATGATGATGTTAACCAACTAGAACGTTTTTTGGATGTGGGCGCAAATGATATTATCCAAGTGATTACAACTATTGTAATTATTAGCAGCACATTTTTTATTTTAGCGCCTGGTGTGGCATGGATGGCAATTTTACCTATGCCCTTTATTCTAGCGGGTTCGATAGCTTTTCAGAAATTACTTGCTCCCCGCTATGCTAATGTACGGGAAAAGGTAGGTTTACTTAATGGCAGATTATCTAATAATCTGAGTGGGATTACTACTATCAAAAGTTTTACATCCGAAGATTATGAAGCAGCACGGATAGAATCGGAAAGTAATGCTTATCGGGTTAGTAATGCCCAAGCAATTGCTTTTTCTGCGGCTTATATTCCCATTATTAGAATGTTTATTTTAGCAGCATTCACAATATTATTAATTTTCGGGGGAATGCAAGTCATAGCAGGTAATCTAGCCGTTGGTGCTTATAGTTCTTTAGTGTTTTTAGTGCAATTGTTATTGTGGCCTTTAACCAGGTTAGGAGATACTTTTGATTTATATCAAAGGGCAATGGCTTCTACTAATCGAGTCATGGATTTGTTAGATACTACCATTGAAATTCATACAGGAAATATTAATTTACCTGTGGAATTGGTGCGGGGTGCAGTAGAATTTAAAAATGTGACTTTTGCTTATAAAGATAGACCACCAGTCATTAAAAATTTATCTTTAGAAATTCCAGCAGGAAATACCATTGCTGTTGTGGGTTCAACAGGTTCAGGAAAAAGCACATTAGTTAAACTTTTGCTGAGATTTTATGAAGCCCAACATGGTAAAATTACTCTTGATGGTGTGAATTTACAAAGTTTAAATTTACGAGATTTACGCCGTTGTATTGGTTTGGTTAGTCAGGATGTGTTTCTGTTTCATGGTACTGTAGCGGAAAATATTGCTTATGGCACATTTGACGCTTCCCAGGATGATATTATCATGGCGGCGAAAGTAGCAGAAGCCGATGATTTTATTATGCGTTTGCCCCAAGGTTATGAGACAATTGTGGGAGAAAGGGGGCAAAAGTTATCTGGTGGACAGAAACAACGAATAGCTATAGCTCGTGCAGTTTTGAAAAATCCACCCATTTTGATCTTGGATGAAGCAACATCAGCAGTGGATAATGAAACAGAAGCGGCTATTCAGCGTTCTTTAGAAAGGATAACAGTAAATCGGACAACAATTGCGATCGCTCACCGTCTCTCTACCATCCGCAACGCTGATTGTATTTATGTCATGGAACATGGACAATTAGTAGAATCAGGAACTCATCAACAACTGTTAGAGAAAGATGGCGTTTACACCAATCTCTGGCGTGTACAATCCGGGTTAAGATAG
- the ccmS gene encoding beta-carboxysome assembly chaperone CcmS codes for MFSSAKPETGDTKWRRQLDKFVKENQQELAALFWGLWLENGDIQGTIGIDLKPQPHFVYCPKEAVEKLNERVENRLQELLGIIDNNKPETEVLMIGIGKGEIKLIQFAPEPTPQKCFEQVGKDVDSLLDVLEQKMCEQLVI; via the coding sequence ATGTTTAGCAGTGCAAAACCAGAAACAGGGGATACTAAATGGCGGAGACAATTAGATAAATTTGTCAAAGAAAATCAGCAAGAATTAGCTGCTTTATTTTGGGGATTGTGGTTAGAAAATGGCGATATTCAAGGAACTATTGGTATTGATCTAAAACCCCAGCCGCATTTTGTTTATTGTCCTAAAGAAGCGGTAGAAAAATTAAATGAGCGAGTGGAAAACCGACTACAGGAACTTCTAGGAATTATTGATAATAATAAACCGGAAACAGAAGTTTTGATGATTGGGATCGGTAAAGGAGAAATTAAATTAATTCAATTTGCTCCCGAACCAACTCCACAAAAGTGTTTTGAACAAGTTGGTAAAGATGTGGATAGTTTATTAGACGTATTGGAACAAAAGATGTGTGAACAGTTAGTAATTTAA
- a CDS encoding alpha/beta fold hydrolase — MFPSFLPAAVDKLTESASIALAQSIQSQDIATPLSPEAITTTYVHQGSGGTPILLVHGFDSSILEYRRLLPLLAEENETWAVDLLGFGFTDRQPDIAYSPLAIKTHLYYFWKTLINQPVILVGASMGGAAAIDFTLTYPEVVQKLILIDSAGLKGGSALSKLMIPQLYNLAAEFLRNPKVRDRICRSAYKNPDLINADALCCGDLHLKMPNWSQALIAFTKSGGYSAFKFPQLAKIQQSTLILWGDNDRILGTKDAPKFKKAIPQSQLIWIKDCGHIPHLEKAEITAQHILEFR; from the coding sequence ATGTTTCCAAGTTTTTTACCCGCTGCTGTTGACAAGCTGACAGAATCAGCTTCTATTGCCTTGGCTCAAAGCATCCAAAGTCAAGACATTGCTACCCCTTTAAGTCCTGAAGCTATTACCACTACTTACGTACATCAAGGTAGTGGCGGTACTCCGATTTTATTGGTTCATGGTTTTGATAGTTCGATTTTAGAGTATCGCCGACTTTTACCCCTGCTGGCTGAAGAAAATGAAACTTGGGCAGTAGATTTACTGGGTTTTGGTTTTACAGACAGACAACCGGATATTGCTTATAGTCCCTTAGCTATTAAAACTCATCTCTATTATTTCTGGAAAACCCTGATTAACCAACCTGTGATTTTGGTTGGTGCTTCTATGGGTGGTGCTGCGGCGATAGATTTTACCCTCACTTACCCAGAAGTGGTGCAAAAACTGATATTAATTGATAGTGCTGGGTTAAAAGGTGGTTCAGCATTAAGTAAATTAATGATTCCCCAGTTATATAATTTAGCGGCGGAGTTTTTACGGAATCCTAAAGTGCGCGATCGCATTTGTCGCAGTGCTTATAAAAACCCAGATTTAATCAATGCTGATGCTTTATGTTGTGGGGATTTACACTTAAAAATGCCTAATTGGAGTCAAGCTTTAATTGCCTTTACTAAAAGCGGTGGTTACAGTGCTTTTAAATTTCCGCAATTGGCAAAAATTCAACAGTCAACCCTAATTTTATGGGGTGACAATGATAGAATTTTAGGAACTAAGGATGCTCCCAAATTTAAAAAAGCTATTCCCCAAAGTCAGTTAATCTGGATTAAAGATTGTGGTCATATTCCCCACTTGGAAAAAGCAGAAATTACAGCACAACATATTTTAGAATTTAGGTAA
- a CDS encoding carbon dioxide-concentrating mechanism protein CcmK has protein sequence MPMAVGVIETLGFPAVLAAADAMVKSAAVTIVYYGIAESGRLLVAVRGQVAEVKTAVAAGIASGEEVFGGQVITHYIVPNPPENVETILPIHFTSKSEPFRIF, from the coding sequence ATGCCAATGGCAGTTGGCGTAATCGAAACTTTAGGTTTTCCCGCCGTATTAGCAGCAGCAGACGCAATGGTTAAATCTGCCGCTGTCACAATCGTATATTATGGTATCGCAGAAAGCGGACGCTTGTTAGTCGCCGTTAGGGGACAGGTGGCCGAAGTTAAAACAGCAGTTGCAGCGGGAATAGCTTCTGGAGAAGAAGTTTTTGGTGGACAAGTGATCACACATTATATAGTTCCCAATCCCCCGGAAAATGTGGAAACGATTTTACCCATCCACTTCACTTCCAAATCTGAACCTTTTCGCATCTTCTAG